The Gemmatimonadota bacterium nucleotide sequence GGAGGTCCTCGCCAATCCAGAAGACGAACTCGCCTTCGACGACTGCCGTGTCGGCTACGAAAGACGCCGCTTCCACGGGCGTACCGGGCTCGAACACGTTCGACGCCATGATATGGCCGTAAATCGGATCTAAAGTCGCCGGATCCTCGGGCATGCGGGAGAACCCGATCTTCCAGCCGACGCGCTCTTCGGTCTTCAGCTTCTCGGCCAGGATGTCCGCCTGGATATCGTAGGCGGTCTGGCGGTCCAGTTCGGGAAAGTTGACTGCCATGGCTTCGGTATTGATCTTCTTTCCTTCGGCTTCCAGCAGGTGGGCGGCGATGGCGGCCCGGTCCGAGTCGGGCGTCAGGGTCGTGGTGAGGACGTCGGCGTCGGCAGTGGTTTCGGACTCGGCCGGCGGCGCAGCCGTTTCCTCTTCCGTGGCCGTGCAGGCCGACAACAGGGTCACCAATGCGCCACTTACAAGTATTGCCATCAGATTACGATACATGATTACTCCTATGAAAGTAGGTACATACGGCAGGATTACTGGAGAAGTCCCATGATTGAAAACGCCAGGACGAGGAGGAATGCAGCCGTCAACACCCAGGTCAACCACCGTTTCTCAGGCTGGCTTACCCAGTAGAACACGATAAAGGAAAATGAAAGCGCCTGGGCGATAGTCTCGATGCTGCCGCCGCCGAACTGGGCGCTTAACGGAATCGTCGTATAGATCAGACCTTCAATGGAACCTGGTGCCGGACCAAACGTACTCAACATGCCAATTACCACCAGAACCACCCACATGGTCAACCAGCCGTATGCCCGGCCGAAAAACTCGCGGCGCAACAGGTAGAATACGACCCCAAACAGTATCCCGCGTATCGGTTGAAAAAGCGGCCCGGCCATTAACAACGGATCGTCCATACGCCGCATGTAGACGTTGAAGACCGGTTCGTCCCAGAGCGCCCTGTAGTCGAAAAACGCGTACGCCAGCGCACCCGCGACAAAGTACGTCACCGTGTGGACGATAGCGGTTTTCGTGACGATACCGGTCAGCGTCAGTTGAGCGGCTTGAACCATTCCTCGCTCCGGAAACCACGGGGCGTTATGATCCGGAAACCGCTCCGAATATCACGGCGGCAGTATGCTCCGGAAATCCATGACGGCGGTGACTTCGCAAACCGTGACGGCGATATCTGGAGTTTATACATAACATGCCCTCTGTCAAGTCTTTACCCTTGATCTGGAGCCGATCTGAAAGTACTATTTTACGCATACATTCTCGACAAACGCACAAAAGGCGCGACCCGCCA carries:
- a CDS encoding fumarylacetoacetate hydrolase family protein, with product MYRNLMAILVSGALVTLLSACTATEEETAAPPAESETTADADVLTTTLTPDSDRAAIAAHLLEAEGKKINTEAMAVNFPELDRQTAYDIQADILAEKLKTEERVGWKIGFSRMPEDPATLDPIYGHIMASNVFEPGTPVEAASFVADTAVVEGEFVFWIGEDLPGPELTREQVGNAVTAVGGVIELLSSWTSGSEEVPSTRDHDVTGNVFHVGIILGETRVPLAEMDFTNETATVEIDGEEKASAPATMNMGVDPLEALTWLANELTTYSDEYLRAGDVVITGTVFPPPRMGAGSKAVMSYTTLGTIEVELK